A section of the Asticcacaulis sp. EMRT-3 genome encodes:
- a CDS encoding glycosyltransferase, with the protein MFGIRHLPLKYRLPLIHGVLAWLARRRSKTWPKAQDSQPQPGDFVVSGFLEESLGIGQAGRLSAEAFAAAGFAPIRHNLRPAFRQLWRGKAALPGSGGVWFIHANAPEVLVALLAHAPAQWAHRYRIGYWAWETPLAPPDWVWLADYLHEIWVPSQFVREALAAAFDKAGRSDLSARLRIMAHPVAPPPSPPVTYEYVHGRFGMEPELCEVVCLFDTKSSAARKHPWGVLAAWKSAFPASSDRARLTLKVSDLDSDPVTSRRLVRVLEGRTDMRLMSERLNAYDMQAFIGAFDILISLHRAEGFGLPLAEAMMAEVAVIATGWSGNLEFMNAENSRLVPIRLIPLRDPDGPYCRQSGQPGQVWADPDLDAAADALIELTGSDRQRNDLARAGARSLRNLSKGWSAQALACLPFTAWLEAPKP; encoded by the coding sequence ATGTTCGGCATCCGGCACCTTCCTCTCAAATACCGCCTGCCCCTGATCCACGGGGTCTTGGCCTGGCTGGCGCGTCGGCGCAGTAAGACCTGGCCGAAGGCGCAGGACAGCCAGCCGCAGCCGGGTGATTTTGTCGTTTCCGGTTTTCTGGAAGAAAGCCTCGGCATAGGTCAGGCGGGTCGTCTCAGTGCCGAAGCCTTTGCCGCAGCGGGTTTTGCGCCCATCCGCCATAATCTGCGCCCGGCCTTTCGCCAGCTTTGGCGCGGCAAGGCGGCTCTGCCGGGGTCGGGCGGCGTCTGGTTCATCCACGCCAATGCCCCCGAAGTGCTGGTGGCGCTGCTGGCCCATGCGCCCGCGCAATGGGCCCATCGTTACCGCATCGGCTACTGGGCGTGGGAGACACCTCTGGCCCCGCCGGACTGGGTATGGCTGGCCGATTACCTGCACGAAATCTGGGTGCCGAGCCAGTTTGTGCGCGAGGCATTGGCGGCGGCTTTCGACAAGGCGGGCCGCAGCGATCTGAGCGCGCGCCTGCGCATTATGGCGCATCCGGTAGCGCCGCCGCCTTCGCCACCGGTCACCTATGAATATGTGCATGGCCGCTTCGGCATGGAGCCGGAATTGTGCGAGGTGGTCTGTCTGTTCGATACCAAATCCTCGGCGGCGCGCAAACATCCGTGGGGCGTGCTGGCCGCCTGGAAAAGCGCCTTTCCGGCCTCGTCGGATCGCGCGCGCCTGACGCTGAAAGTGTCCGATCTGGACAGCGATCCGGTCACCTCGCGGCGGCTGGTCAGGGTCTTGGAGGGCCGTACCGATATGCGCCTGATGAGCGAGCGCCTCAATGCCTATGATATGCAGGCCTTTATCGGCGCCTTTGATATTCTGATTTCGCTGCACCGCGCCGAGGGTTTTGGCCTGCCGCTGGCCGAGGCGATGATGGCCGAGGTGGCGGTGATCGCCACCGGCTGGTCGGGCAATCTTGAGTTTATGAATGCCGAGAACAGCCGTCTGGTTCCGATCCGGCTTATACCCCTGCGCGATCCCGACGGCCCCTATTGCCGGCAAAGCGGCCAGCCCGGTCAGGTGTGGGCCGATCCCGATCTCGATGCGGCGGCGGATGCCCTGATCGAGCTGACAGGCTCTGACCGACAACGCAATGACTTGGCGCGGGCCGGAGCGCGGAGCTTACGCAACCTGTCGAAGGGCTGGAGCGCGCAGGCTTTGGCGTGCCTGCCGTTTACGGCCTGGCTGGAAGCGCCGAAACCGTGA
- the rpsP gene encoding 30S ribosomal protein S16, with product MLKIRLSRGGSKKRPYYTIVIANVTAARDGKFIEKVGTYNPMLPKDAQRVTLKAERIAEWLKKGAQPTDRVARFLAQEGLVKWEHGNNPKKGLPGKKAQERAAERAQREQDRLDAEAAAREEAAAAAAAPAEEAPVEEAAAEEVPAEEAAASE from the coding sequence ATGCTGAAGATTCGTCTTTCCCGTGGTGGCTCCAAGAAGCGCCCCTACTACACCATCGTCATCGCCAATGTCACGGCAGCGCGTGACGGCAAGTTCATCGAAAAGGTCGGCACCTATAATCCCATGCTGCCCAAGGACGCCCAGCGCGTCACGCTCAAGGCCGAGCGCATCGCCGAATGGCTGAAGAAGGGCGCGCAGCCTACCGATCGCGTGGCGCGTTTCCTGGCTCAGGAAGGCCTGGTCAAGTGGGAGCACGGCAATAATCCGAAGAAGGGCCTGCCGGGCAAGAAGGCGCAGGAACGTGCCGCCGAACGCGCCCAGCGCGAACAGGACCGTCTCGACGCCGAAGCCGCCGCCCGTGAAGAAGCCGCCGCCGCTGCCGCCGCTCCGGCGGAAGAGGCCCCGGTTGAAGAAGCTGCCGCTGAGGAAGTGCCTGCTGAAGAAGCCGCCGCTTCGGAATAA
- the ffh gene encoding signal recognition particle protein, which produces MFDTLNERLSGLFDSLSGRGVLSEKDVEAALREVRVALLEADVALPVVRQFMTKAKELATGEAVIKAVRPADQVVKIVYDGLIDMLGGEEPEPINLNAVPPVVILMAGLQGSGKTTTSAKLALRLKNFDRKKVMMASLDTRRPAAMEQLKLLADQVGVEFLPIVTGQSAVEITRRALTSAKLQGFDVLILDTAGRTTLDDELMDEAAEIARIAKPTETFLVADSLTGQDAVRTATAFHERLPLTGLILTRADGDGRGGAMLSMRATTGLPIKYLGAGEKVDALDVFDARRIAGRILGQGDIVALVEKAAQELDAAQTAAMAKKMAKGQFDLDDLANQLRQMKKMGGMSGIMGLLPGVQKVKKQIDEMNISDKVFDRQVAIITSMTKTERKKPELLNASRKRRIAAGAGVEVQDINRLLKQHRQMADTFKMMARSNGRGPMGQMARMFGGGAMPGGGSMPGSMDDMAEMAKKMGQGAPGANPLTGLNPALDLEKLKNLGAGKSPGASPSSGLFGGLPGLPGAKPFNPTKK; this is translated from the coding sequence ATGTTCGACACGCTCAACGAACGCCTGTCCGGTCTGTTTGACAGCCTTTCGGGTCGCGGCGTCCTTTCGGAAAAGGATGTCGAAGCGGCGCTGCGCGAAGTGCGGGTAGCCCTGCTGGAGGCCGATGTGGCCCTGCCGGTGGTGCGCCAGTTCATGACCAAGGCCAAGGAACTGGCCACGGGCGAGGCGGTGATCAAGGCCGTTCGTCCCGCCGATCAGGTGGTCAAGATCGTCTATGACGGCCTGATCGACATGCTGGGCGGCGAAGAGCCTGAGCCGATCAATCTTAACGCCGTGCCGCCGGTGGTGATCCTGATGGCCGGTCTGCAAGGCTCCGGCAAGACCACCACCTCGGCCAAGCTGGCCCTGCGCCTGAAAAATTTCGACCGCAAGAAGGTCATGATGGCGTCGCTCGATACGCGCCGTCCCGCCGCTATGGAGCAGTTGAAGCTGCTGGCCGATCAGGTTGGCGTTGAGTTTCTGCCGATCGTGACGGGCCAGAGCGCCGTCGAGATCACCCGGCGCGCCCTGACCTCGGCGAAATTACAGGGTTTTGACGTTCTGATCCTCGATACGGCGGGCCGCACCACGCTCGACGACGAGCTGATGGACGAGGCGGCGGAAATCGCCAGGATCGCCAAACCGACCGAAACCTTTCTGGTGGCCGATTCGCTCACCGGTCAGGATGCGGTGCGTACCGCCACGGCCTTTCACGAACGCCTGCCGCTGACCGGCCTGATCCTGACCCGCGCCGATGGCGACGGGCGCGGCGGGGCCATGTTGTCGATGCGCGCCACGACCGGCCTGCCGATCAAATATCTCGGCGCTGGCGAAAAGGTTGATGCGCTCGATGTCTTCGATGCGCGCCGGATCGCGGGCCGGATTCTCGGTCAGGGCGATATTGTCGCCCTGGTCGAAAAGGCCGCGCAGGAACTCGACGCCGCCCAGACCGCCGCTATGGCCAAGAAGATGGCCAAGGGGCAGTTCGATCTCGATGATCTGGCCAACCAGTTGCGCCAGATGAAGAAGATGGGCGGCATGTCGGGCATTATGGGCCTGCTGCCGGGCGTGCAGAAGGTCAAGAAGCAGATCGACGAGATGAACATCTCCGATAAGGTGTTTGACCGTCAGGTGGCCATCATCACCTCGATGACAAAAACCGAGCGCAAGAAGCCCGAACTGCTCAATGCGTCGCGCAAGCGCCGTATCGCCGCAGGGGCGGGCGTCGAGGTGCAGGACATCAACCGCCTGCTCAAGCAGCACCGCCAGATGGCCGACACCTTCAAGATGATGGCGCGCTCCAATGGCCGTGGGCCGATGGGCCAGATGGCCAGGATGTTCGGCGGCGGGGCCATGCCCGGTGGCGGCTCGATGCCCGGTTCTATGGATGATATGGCGGAAATGGCCAAGAAGATGGGCCAGGGCGCGCCCGGTGCCAATCCGCTGACCGGCCTCAATCCGGCGCTCGATCTCGAAAAACTGAAAAATCTCGGCGCGGGCAAATCACCCGGCGCTTCACCCTCTTCGGGCCTGTTCGGCGGCCTGCCCGGTTTGCCGGGCGCAAAGCCTTTCAACCCGACCAAAAAATAG
- the rimM gene encoding ribosome maturation factor RimM (Essential for efficient processing of 16S rRNA): protein MTQNPVSDLVLVAQIGAAHGIQGEFKLLSFMDEPVAVLEYAPLLNDKGQAALTITAAREHKGALIVRAAEVADRTAAERLKGLQLYIARADLPEPDEDEYYITDLIGMAVRDSAGQPVGRVVNVENFGAGDLLDIQPLEGANFYLLFSQENVPDVRLTERTIIVDLSGI from the coding sequence ATGACCCAAAATCCCGTTTCCGATCTCGTTCTCGTGGCGCAAATCGGCGCTGCGCATGGCATTCAGGGCGAATTCAAGCTGCTGAGCTTCATGGATGAGCCGGTGGCCGTGCTCGAATATGCGCCGTTGCTCAATGACAAGGGTCAGGCGGCCCTAACCATCACGGCGGCGCGCGAGCATAAGGGCGCGCTGATTGTGCGGGCCGCCGAGGTAGCCGATCGCACGGCGGCGGAGCGCCTGAAGGGTTTGCAGCTCTATATCGCCCGCGCCGACTTACCGGAACCGGACGAGGACGAATACTATATTACCGATCTGATTGGCATGGCGGTTCGTGACAGCGCTGGTCAGCCGGTGGGCCGCGTGGTCAATGTCGAGAACTTCGGGGCGGGTGATCTGCTCGACATCCAGCCGCTGGAAGGCGCTAATTTCTACCTGTTATTCTCACAGGAAAACGTGCCCGACGTCAGGCTGACCGAGCGGACGATCATTGTCGATTTAAGTGGTATTTGA
- the miaB gene encoding tRNA (N6-isopentenyl adenosine(37)-C2)-methylthiotransferase MiaB has translation MNAHAKPALKKLHIKTYGCQMNVYDSERMVDLLLPLGYEVSDRPEGADLVLLNTCHIREKASEKVYSEIGRLKELREEKEARGEGRMTIAIAGCVAQAEGAEIMTRAPAVDLVIGPQAYHQLPELIARTARAKGERLAADFAPNAKFDALDLAASDRAVSGPTAFLTVQEGCDKFCTFCVVPYTRGAEWSRPVAAIVEEARRLADKGVRELTLLGQNVNAYNGADVAGAQSTLAKLMYALAEVPGIDRLRYTTSHPNDMGDDLIEAHRDLAAVMPYLHLPVQSGSDRILRAMNRKHGRQKYFDLIAKIREARPDLALSGDFIIGFPGETDKDFEDTMDLIRQVNYAAAFSFKYSPRPGTPAAVMPAQVPEDVMDARLQALQSLINDQQQAFKSALVGRTLDVLFEKPGRREGQAIGRSPYLQSVFVEGAAGLIGGIHPVKIVAIGPNSLQGELIAAPVGV, from the coding sequence ATGAACGCGCACGCCAAACCCGCCCTCAAAAAACTGCATATCAAGACCTATGGCTGTCAGATGAATGTCTATGACAGCGAACGCATGGTCGATCTGTTGCTGCCGCTCGGCTACGAAGTGTCCGACAGGCCCGAAGGGGCCGACCTCGTCCTGCTCAATACCTGCCATATCCGCGAAAAGGCTTCGGAAAAGGTCTATTCCGAAATTGGCCGCCTGAAGGAACTGCGCGAAGAAAAAGAAGCACGGGGCGAAGGCCGCATGACCATCGCCATCGCTGGCTGCGTGGCGCAGGCCGAGGGTGCTGAAATCATGACCAGAGCCCCCGCCGTCGATCTGGTCATCGGCCCGCAGGCCTATCACCAATTGCCCGAACTGATCGCCCGCACGGCCCGCGCCAAGGGTGAGCGTCTGGCCGCTGATTTCGCGCCCAATGCCAAGTTCGATGCGCTTGATCTGGCGGCCTCCGATCGCGCCGTCAGCGGCCCCACCGCCTTTCTGACCGTGCAGGAAGGCTGCGACAAGTTCTGCACCTTCTGCGTGGTGCCCTATACGCGCGGCGCGGAATGGTCGCGCCCGGTGGCGGCCATTGTCGAAGAAGCGCGTCGTCTGGCCGATAAGGGCGTGCGCGAACTGACCCTGCTTGGCCAGAACGTCAATGCCTATAATGGTGCTGATGTTGCTGGTGCGCAATCGACACTGGCGAAGCTGATGTACGCATTGGCCGAAGTGCCCGGCATTGACCGGTTGCGCTACACCACCTCGCATCCCAATGATATGGGCGATGACCTGATCGAGGCTCACCGCGATCTGGCTGCCGTCATGCCCTATCTGCACCTGCCCGTGCAGTCGGGCTCGGACAGGATTTTGCGCGCCATGAACCGCAAGCATGGTCGGCAAAAATACTTCGATCTGATTGCTAAGATCCGCGAAGCCCGCCCTGATCTAGCCCTGTCGGGTGATTTCATCATCGGCTTCCCCGGCGAAACCGACAAGGATTTTGAGGACACGATGGACCTGATCCGTCAGGTCAATTACGCCGCCGCCTTTTCGTTCAAATATTCGCCGCGTCCCGGCACGCCCGCCGCCGTTATGCCCGCTCAGGTGCCTGAGGATGTGATGGATGCGCGCCTGCAAGCCCTGCAAAGCCTGATCAATGACCAGCAGCAGGCCTTCAAATCCGCTCTTGTCGGCCGCACGCTCGACGTGTTGTTTGAAAAACCGGGCCGCCGTGAGGGTCAGGCCATTGGCCGCTCACCCTATCTGCAATCTGTCTTCGTTGAAGGGGCGGCGGGCCTGATCGGCGGCATTCATCCGGTGAAGATCGTCGCCATCGGCCCCAACAGTTTGCAGGGTGAGCTGATCGCCGCGCCGGTGGGGGTTTAA
- a CDS encoding LL-diaminopimelate aminotransferase yields MRDFYRIRRLPPYVFEEVNKVKARLRAQGVDVIDFGMGNPDMATAPHIVDKLIETVQKPKTHGYSVSKGVHGLRKAMAGYYDRRYGVKLNPDTQVVATLGSKEGFANLAMAITAPGDTVICPNPAYPIHAFGFLMAGGVIRHVPALSPEQYLSGIDKAVKHSVPTPTVMIVSYPSNPTAQWVDLDFYKEVIRIAKKHDLIVLSDIAYSEIYFEDNPPPSLLQVEGAMERSVEINSLSKTYAMAGWRVGMVVGNAEICAALARVKSYLDYGGFAPIQVAAAAALNGPQDNVAEIRATYKSRRDVLIDSMKRAGWDIPPPPASMFAWAKIPPKFEHMGSMDFAKMLIEEAHVAVAPGLGFGEYGEGYVRLGLVENENRIRQAARNVKKLLLPETGRAAKIA; encoded by the coding sequence ATGCGCGACTTTTATCGCATCCGCCGTCTGCCCCCCTATGTCTTCGAAGAAGTCAATAAGGTCAAGGCACGCCTGCGAGCGCAAGGCGTGGATGTGATCGATTTCGGCATGGGCAATCCCGACATGGCCACTGCGCCGCACATTGTCGATAAGCTGATCGAAACGGTGCAGAAGCCAAAAACGCACGGCTATTCGGTATCAAAGGGCGTGCATGGCCTGCGCAAGGCGATGGCCGGTTATTATGACCGCCGTTATGGCGTGAAGCTCAATCCCGATACGCAGGTTGTGGCCACGCTGGGCTCCAAGGAAGGCTTTGCCAATCTGGCTATGGCGATCACCGCGCCCGGCGATACGGTCATCTGCCCCAATCCGGCCTATCCGATCCATGCCTTTGGTTTCCTGATGGCGGGCGGCGTGATCCGCCATGTGCCCGCCCTGTCGCCGGAGCAGTATCTGTCGGGCATCGATAAGGCGGTCAAGCATTCGGTGCCGACGCCGACCGTGATGATCGTGTCCTATCCGTCCAATCCGACGGCGCAATGGGTCGATCTCGACTTCTATAAAGAGGTGATCCGCATCGCCAAAAAGCACGACCTGATCGTGCTGTCCGACATCGCCTATTCGGAAATCTATTTCGAGGACAATCCGCCGCCTTCGCTTTTGCAGGTCGAGGGCGCGATGGAGCGTTCGGTCGAGATCAATTCGCTGTCGAAAACCTATGCGATGGCCGGCTGGCGCGTCGGCATGGTGGTCGGCAATGCTGAGATTTGCGCGGCGCTCGCCCGTGTCAAATCCTATCTCGATTACGGTGGTTTCGCGCCGATTCAGGTGGCTGCCGCCGCCGCGCTGAATGGGCCGCAGGACAATGTCGCCGAGATTCGCGCCACCTATAAGTCGCGCCGCGATGTGCTGATCGATTCGATGAAGCGCGCGGGCTGGGATATTCCGCCGCCGCCGGCTTCGATGTTCGCCTGGGCGAAAATTCCGCCAAAGTTTGAGCATATGGGCTCGATGGACTTCGCCAAGATGCTGATCGAAGAAGCCCATGTCGCCGTGGCGCCGGGTCTGGGCTTTGGCGAATATGGCGAAGGCTATGTGCGGCTCGGTCTGGTCGAAAACGAAAACCGCATCCGGCAAGCGGCGCGCAATGTCAAAAAGCTGTTGCTGCCCGAAACAGGACGCGCTGCCAAAATCGCCTGA